The window GCGACGGCGTTATGGTACCCACCAATCAGCCTGTGCAAGCGCGCAAACTGGTAGCGGGCGACGTGATTGAATTTACCAGCTCGTTCTTCTCAACCCGCGCCGCCATGGACGAAGTTGGCGATAGCGGTGCTTTCCGGTATTACACCAACGAATTGACCTACGTGATGGGAGAGGGTTTGCGCCCCTGGTACGGTGTACAGCCTCGTCTAATGAACGAGCCGTTGCCGATGGCAACGCTGCAAGGCGGGCTGGGCTCGGTGTCTTACGATTATGCTGACAACAGTGAATTTATTTTTCAGCAGCCACACAACAATATCGGCATGCAGAATATGCAGCGCTTTGTTGAAGGCCGTCGTTGGATTCACACCAACCTGTGGACCGGTGAACACAACGAAAACGGCAACGACCGCAACGACGATGGCATGGGCTTGCAGGGGCCGCACTTTAACCAGTCGTCCTGTTTTGGTTGCCACATCAATAACGGCCGCAGCTTTGCACCTACCGCAATAAATCAGCGCCTGGATACCATGGCCGTGCGCGTTGGTTCGGTAGCGGCTAATGGCCAATATTTGCCCCACCCGGTTTACGGTCACGCGCTGCAAATGAATTCACGCTCGCCGGTTACAGGCAAAAGTGAAAACTGGGGCAATGGTGTTTGGGTTTCCGGTTTCGAAACTAAAAACGTTTCACTGGCCGATGGCACAGTCGTCGAGCTGCGCAAGCCGCAGGTGTCTTTTGAGGGGCCGACACCGGAGGTTTATTCCCTGCGTTCTGCACAGCCGATGATTGGTATGGGCTTGCTCGAGGCAATTTCCGATGAAGAAATTTTGTCTCGCGCACGTAGAACACCGGATGAAGACGGCGTGATGGGGCGTGCGAACTACAATTACGATCCAGAAACCGGCGATGTACGCCTTGGCCGCTACGGTTGGAAAGCATCGAAAGTGAGCCTGCGCCATCAGGTGGCGAATGCTGCATTATTGGATATGTCGGTGACCTCGCCCATGTACCCCAATCGCGATTGTTTGGCGGGGCCTGAGCGTTGTAATACGCAATCCGGTACTGATGCTGGTTTGAGTGAGGATGCACTGGAATTGATGACCAACTACCTGAACCTGCTCGCGGTACCTGCGCAGCGCAGTGTTGTCAGTGGTTTCCCCAATGGTGTTGCACCGCTGTCGTACCTGGATGTGAACCCTGCAAAAATTGCTGCGGGTGAAACTGTATTCGAGGAAATTCGTTGCAGTGCCTGCCATGTGAGCAGTATTAAAACCAGCAAGCGTTCGCAGTTCGACGAAGTACGCGAGCAGTTTATTAAGCCGTATACCGATATGCTGTTGCACGATATGGGCGATGATCTTGCAGATAACTTTGAAGAAGGTTTGGCCAAAGGCAGCATGTGGCGTACCTCCGCCTTATGGGGTATTGGTTACACCAAAGACGTTGCTGGCGATGTACCCGTAGGTTACCTCCACGACAGCCGCGCCCGTACGCTGACAGAGGCGATTGTTTGGCACGGCGGTGAAGCGGAAACCAGTAAGCAGCGGTTTGTAAACCTGTCGCGGGAAGATCGCGAAGCGCTGTTGGCGTTCCTCGGCTCGCTCTAAGGAAGAGCTAGGGAATCCAATGCCTGAAAAATAAAAAGAAATTGGCCGATAAATAAATAGGCCGATCAGTAACAAGGCCAGCGAGAAATCGCTGGCCTTTTTTGTGATGACCACACAGCCCCCCTAATATTGGCGAACACTGTATTAGAGGCGAACAATTTGCGCGAGATCTTCCATTGCGGCGGCGATAGTGGCATCGCGACTGGAAGAACCGCCGGCCAATATAGTTTCGCCAAACTCCCGCGTGAAAATCCGCAGGGCTTTATCTCTTGCATTCAATCTGGCGAGCGTGTCTGTGTTGTTTAGGTATTGAAGTTGGACTGCTGCATTAATACCGCTGGTGGTACGCGCTACGCTTCCGATCAGCCGCGGGGTTTTTCCCTCGGCGCAGGCCGTGGCAATATCCTCCGGGCTGACGCTCTCGATACCAGAAACTGACATATCCGCCAGTGTTAATTGGGTGCGGAATGCGGTATTGGCAATAATGAGCAGTTTACATGCGGTATCTTTGCCGTTGAGATCGTTCGTCGGGTCTGGTTCTGTCATCCCCAGCGCCTGTGCCTCAGTTAATGCTTCGGTGAGCGAGCACCGCTGCGATTGCATCTTGTCGAGAATAAAACTGGTGGTTCCGGTAAGTACACCCTCGATTTTTTCGATAGTGGCGTTGGCAAATGCGCGCTCTAATAAATCGATTGCCGGTAATCCGCTCGCAGTAGCGCAGCGGTATTTAATTGCAACACCTTGCTTACGCGCTTTCTCTAATAGCTGTGTGCCGTGCAGTAACATCGCGCCTTTCGAAATAAAAATAACATGCAGGCCCCGCGCAATAGCTGCGTCGGCATAGCTCAGCCCGGGTTCGCCAGTGATATAGTCGGACGGCCCTGCCTCCACCAAAATATCCGCATCCACCTGCTGGACAAAATTGCGTCCAGCTAAATCCGGCGTGAAAGCGCTTTGCTCCGCTATTTTTTTCGGTGACAGGCCTGCTGTATCCAATAGGCCGCCGCGTGAGTTACATACCCCTGTTACGCGCAGCCGTACGCCGTGCTTTTGTTCAAATGCATCTGCCTGTTCATAAATTGCATCCAATAGTGCCCTGCCTATGTTGCCAGCGCCTGCAATAGCGATTTTGATAGTTTTCATAACGTCATGTGGTTGATTTGAGTCGACTTGCATGTGTATTCACAAGGTGAAGATGATGGTAAATTTTAGTTCGCTCTGTATTCACTGGGCATTCATTGAGTATTGATTAAAAGCACCTTGTCTGCAGCTTTGGTTGTTGCGCGACTGCAGTCGAACGGTGTGCTTTTTAACTGCGTATTCCCAAGCGTTTCATTAATCGTAATAAGTTGCTGCGATCAACCGCCAGGGAGCGTGCTGCTGCGGCAATGTTACCGCCCGTTTCGACTAGTGCCTGGGTGATAAGATTCCGCTGAAATTGCTGCATC of the Teredinibacter turnerae T7901 genome contains:
- a CDS encoding di-heme oxidoredictase family protein, which translates into the protein MDNFLIRMSTRKRSLVQTCVAVPLLTFLLASCGGAGSDLDSSPNTPPAVGNGNNNDGNNNNGGTVDDNIGNDEADSSGDEADSSGDETEAPVDETSEPDENDNGQSAGGVDELPEPEFEAPPTRDEVSLPSNDAPVNPAPGSELRLPGDYQFNGPGQIISGVTATSSATRNNNATAAKAVDGDMSTRWESEWEDDAWIQFDFGEKTAVGSMKLSWENAHADQYAITISDDGENWYQIRYVNNSPGGTEQFFNLSMNARYLRLNGVERSSQYGYSLYEAEFKTPGTDNAMPVLNTSYASLPMSGEGREPLPAPENPIEMVRFTLADGTLVTRFGMVGRSRHARERGEDWGEIGYGENETVDAAGNPVDKAPGAHLNFVANYFKNRTWGVELIDNTNVAGVTKPKIIVNQYFQQRQKGGGHAFVRRFDDPNVTGFGWMSPGDLLDDSTYLTDGAPCPVMPKPPEGALLNPNSGYNGVIGANDGCSVVFDTYPGHRAIAANSDGVMVPTNQPVQARKLVAGDVIEFTSSFFSTRAAMDEVGDSGAFRYYTNELTYVMGEGLRPWYGVQPRLMNEPLPMATLQGGLGSVSYDYADNSEFIFQQPHNNIGMQNMQRFVEGRRWIHTNLWTGEHNENGNDRNDDGMGLQGPHFNQSSCFGCHINNGRSFAPTAINQRLDTMAVRVGSVAANGQYLPHPVYGHALQMNSRSPVTGKSENWGNGVWVSGFETKNVSLADGTVVELRKPQVSFEGPTPEVYSLRSAQPMIGMGLLEAISDEEILSRARRTPDEDGVMGRANYNYDPETGDVRLGRYGWKASKVSLRHQVANAALLDMSVTSPMYPNRDCLAGPERCNTQSGTDAGLSEDALELMTNYLNLLAVPAQRSVVSGFPNGVAPLSYLDVNPAKIAAGETVFEEIRCSACHVSSIKTSKRSQFDEVREQFIKPYTDMLLHDMGDDLADNFEEGLAKGSMWRTSALWGIGYTKDVAGDVPVGYLHDSRARTLTEAIVWHGGEAETSKQRFVNLSREDREALLAFLGSL
- a CDS encoding homoserine dehydrogenase; this translates as MKTIKIAIAGAGNIGRALLDAIYEQADAFEQKHGVRLRVTGVCNSRGGLLDTAGLSPKKIAEQSAFTPDLAGRNFVQQVDADILVEAGPSDYITGEPGLSYADAAIARGLHVIFISKGAMLLHGTQLLEKARKQGVAIKYRCATASGLPAIDLLERAFANATIEKIEGVLTGTTSFILDKMQSQRCSLTEALTEAQALGMTEPDPTNDLNGKDTACKLLIIANTAFRTQLTLADMSVSGIESVSPEDIATACAEGKTPRLIGSVARTTSGINAAVQLQYLNNTDTLARLNARDKALRIFTREFGETILAGGSSSRDATIAAAMEDLAQIVRL